One window from the genome of Pseudomonas sp. L5B5 encodes:
- a CDS encoding sulfate ABC transporter substrate-binding protein produces the protein MKKLFSASLLAAGLALGSVAQAAPTLLNVSYDVMRDFYKDYNTAFQKHWKAEHNENITLQMSFGGSSKQARSVIDGLPADVITMNMATDINALADNGKLVPDNWVTRLPNNSAPFTSATVFIVRKGNPKALKDWPDLLKDGVQVIVPNPKTSGNGRYTYLSAWGYVLKNGGDENKAKDFVGKLFKQAPVLDTGGRAATTTFMTNQIGDVLVTFENEAEMIAREFGRDQFEVIYPSVSAEAEPPVSVVDKVVEKKGTRAAAEEYLKYLWSPEGQEIAANNYLRPRDPKVLAKYNDRFPKVDFLSVEKTFGDWRSVQKTHFNDGGVFDQIYTNAK, from the coding sequence GTGAAAAAACTCTTCAGCGCTTCGCTCCTGGCCGCCGGCCTGGCCCTGGGCAGCGTGGCCCAGGCCGCACCGACCCTGCTCAACGTTTCCTACGACGTGATGCGCGATTTCTACAAGGACTACAACACCGCCTTCCAGAAACACTGGAAGGCCGAGCACAACGAGAACATCACCCTGCAAATGTCCTTCGGTGGCTCCAGCAAGCAAGCGCGCTCGGTGATCGACGGCCTGCCGGCGGATGTCATCACCATGAACATGGCCACCGACATCAACGCCCTGGCGGACAACGGCAAGCTGGTCCCGGACAACTGGGTCACTCGCCTGCCGAACAACAGCGCGCCGTTCACCTCGGCCACCGTGTTCATCGTGCGCAAGGGCAACCCCAAGGCCCTGAAGGACTGGCCCGACCTGCTCAAGGATGGCGTACAGGTGATCGTGCCCAACCCCAAGACTTCGGGTAACGGCCGCTACACCTACCTCTCGGCCTGGGGTTATGTGCTCAAGAACGGCGGCGACGAGAACAAGGCCAAGGACTTCGTCGGCAAGCTGTTCAAGCAGGCCCCGGTGCTGGACACCGGCGGCCGTGCCGCTACCACCACCTTCATGACCAACCAGATCGGCGACGTGCTGGTGACCTTCGAGAACGAGGCGGAAATGATCGCCCGCGAATTCGGCCGCGATCAGTTCGAGGTGATCTACCCGAGCGTATCCGCCGAAGCCGAGCCGCCGGTATCGGTGGTGGACAAGGTGGTGGAGAAGAAAGGCACTCGCGCCGCCGCCGAGGAATACCTGAAGTACCTGTGGTCGCCGGAAGGCCAGGAAATCGCCGCCAACAACTACCTGCGCCCACGTGATCCGAAAGTGCTGGCCAAGTACAACGACCGTTTCCCGAAAGTCGACTTCCTCTCGGTGGAGAAGACCTTCGGTGACTGGCGCAGCGTGCAGAAGACCCACTTCAACGACGGCGGGGTCTTCGACCAGATCTACACCAACGCCAAGTGA
- a CDS encoding RidA family protein codes for MEKSTFNPASVFNSLQYGFSQAVEVRGGRRLLLSGQVGVDEQERTVGPGLREQTEQAFDNIARVLAEAGGQLEDVVMLRIYIAEAARDQQEHISAVLLERFVSQPPASSWIIVSGLSLPEWLIEVEAEAVLDERHQVAEAALFNPARAL; via the coding sequence GTGGAAAAGTCGACGTTCAACCCAGCCAGTGTGTTCAATTCCCTGCAATACGGTTTCAGCCAGGCGGTGGAGGTGCGCGGTGGTCGCCGCCTGCTGCTTTCCGGCCAGGTGGGGGTGGATGAGCAGGAGCGCACCGTGGGCCCGGGCCTGCGGGAGCAGACCGAGCAAGCCTTCGACAACATCGCCAGGGTCCTGGCCGAGGCCGGTGGCCAGCTGGAGGATGTGGTGATGCTGCGCATCTATATCGCCGAGGCGGCCCGGGACCAGCAGGAGCACATCAGCGCGGTGTTGCTCGAGCGTTTTGTCAGCCAGCCACCGGCGTCTTCGTGGATCATCGTCAGCGGGCTGTCGCTGCCGGAGTGGCTGATCGAGGTCGAGGCGGAGGCGGTGCTGGATGAGCGTCATCAGGTCGCCGAAGCGGCGCTGTTCAATCCGGCGCGGGCCCTCTGA
- a CDS encoding MFS transporter, with protein MSSTTQALPLRSVTMTPGMVLLFAFCCGAIVANIYYAQPIIELIAPDLGLSSSLASLIVSLTQIGYALGLFFLVPLGDLLENRRLMVITTLVAIASLLGAAWTQQPNVFLLVSLLIGFSSVSVQILIPLAAHLAAEESRGRVVGGIMGGLLLGILLARPVSSVVADLFGWRAMFIAAAVLMAAISVVLMLTMPKRQPAHSATYGQLLRSLGSLLRRQPVLRQRAFYQGCMFASFSLFWTAAPLELARHHGLSQSQIAIFALVGAIGAVAAPISGRLADAGHTRMASLLAMLLAALSFVPTLIHPAYSVIGLAVTGVVLDFCVQMNMVLGQRAVYALDAHSRSRLNALYMTSIFIGGAFGSSIASAVYEHGGWLGVALVGSAFPLLALLRFLLVADSRRAVRA; from the coding sequence ATGAGCTCAACGACCCAGGCGCTGCCCCTGCGCAGCGTGACAATGACCCCAGGCATGGTGCTGCTGTTCGCCTTCTGCTGCGGCGCCATCGTCGCCAACATCTACTACGCACAACCCATCATCGAGCTGATTGCCCCGGACCTCGGCCTGTCCAGCTCCCTGGCCAGCCTGATCGTGTCCCTGACCCAGATCGGCTATGCCCTGGGCCTGTTCTTCCTGGTACCGCTGGGAGACTTGCTGGAAAACCGCCGGCTGATGGTGATCACCACCCTGGTGGCCATCGCCAGCTTGCTGGGAGCGGCCTGGACCCAGCAGCCCAACGTCTTTCTCCTGGTGTCGCTGCTGATCGGCTTCAGCTCGGTGTCGGTGCAGATCCTCATTCCCCTGGCTGCGCACCTGGCTGCGGAAGAGTCCCGCGGCCGAGTGGTGGGCGGGATCATGGGCGGCCTGTTGCTGGGAATTCTCCTGGCCCGTCCGGTGTCCAGCGTTGTGGCCGATCTATTTGGCTGGCGCGCGATGTTCATTGCGGCCGCCGTGCTGATGGCGGCCATCAGCGTGGTCCTGATGCTGACCATGCCCAAGCGCCAACCGGCCCATAGCGCCACTTATGGCCAACTGCTGCGCTCACTGGGGAGCTTGCTGCGCCGGCAACCGGTCTTGCGCCAGCGAGCCTTCTACCAGGGCTGCATGTTCGCCAGCTTCAGCCTGTTCTGGACCGCTGCCCCCCTGGAGCTGGCACGGCATCACGGCCTGTCGCAGAGCCAGATCGCGATCTTCGCCCTGGTGGGCGCCATCGGTGCCGTCGCCGCCCCCATCAGCGGGCGCCTGGCGGATGCCGGCCACACCCGCATGGCCTCGCTGCTGGCCATGCTCCTGGCGGCCCTGAGCTTTGTCCCGACGCTGATCCATCCCGCCTACAGCGTGATCGGCCTGGCGGTGACCGGGGTGGTCCTGGACTTCTGCGTACAAATGAACATGGTGCTCGGGCAACGGGCGGTGTATGCCCTGGACGCCCACAGTCGCAGCCGCCTCAACGCGCTGTACATGACCAGCATCTTCATCGGTGGCGCCTTCGGCTCATCGATTGCCAGTGCGGTGTACGAACATGGCGGCTGGCTGGGCGTGGCGCTGGTGGGCAGCGCCTTCCCGCTACTGGCCCTGCTGCGTTTTCTGCTGGTGGCGGACAGCCGCCGAGCGGTGCGTGCCTAG
- a CDS encoding LysR family transcriptional regulator, whose product MDRLAAMETFVHVVESGSFSAAARRLNLGQPAVSKCIAQLEAHLQVRLLLRSTRGLTPTEAGQAYFERARRTLEEACEAENAARGSAAALRGTLRICAAVTFARMHIVPHLGAFLDRHPGLQIDVVLDDHHINLVEAGVDVALRMGSLADSTLTARKIAECPRLLLATPEYLVTHGEPRHPADLSEHQALIYSREPGHLWRFAQGDQEQQVTVSGRIRVNAAEGLRAALLAHQGLATASQWMFAPELASGAVKALLTDWQLPRQQLWAVFPGGRLVSAKARAFVEYVEQLLERI is encoded by the coding sequence ATGGACCGCCTAGCTGCGATGGAAACCTTTGTGCATGTGGTGGAAAGCGGGTCCTTCTCCGCAGCCGCCCGACGCCTGAACCTGGGCCAGCCTGCCGTATCCAAATGCATTGCCCAGTTGGAAGCTCATCTGCAAGTGCGGCTGTTGTTGCGCTCCACCCGCGGCTTGACCCCTACCGAGGCCGGCCAGGCCTATTTCGAACGGGCCCGGCGCACCCTGGAGGAAGCCTGCGAGGCAGAAAACGCCGCCCGCGGGTCGGCTGCGGCATTGCGCGGCACCCTGCGCATCTGCGCCGCGGTGACCTTCGCCCGCATGCACATCGTGCCCCACCTGGGGGCCTTTCTCGATCGTCACCCCGGGCTGCAGATCGACGTGGTGCTGGACGATCACCACATCAATCTGGTGGAAGCCGGGGTGGATGTGGCGCTGCGTATGGGCAGCCTGGCCGATTCGACCCTCACCGCGCGCAAAATCGCCGAATGCCCTCGCTTGCTGCTGGCCACCCCGGAGTACCTGGTCACACACGGCGAGCCTCGGCATCCGGCCGATCTGAGCGAACACCAGGCCCTGATCTACAGCCGGGAGCCCGGCCATCTCTGGCGCTTTGCCCAAGGCGACCAAGAGCAGCAAGTGACTGTCAGCGGCAGGATTCGGGTCAATGCTGCGGAGGGCTTGCGGGCAGCGCTGCTGGCACATCAGGGCCTGGCAACCGCCTCGCAATGGATGTTCGCCCCGGAATTGGCCAGCGGTGCAGTCAAGGCGCTGCTGACCGACTGGCAACTGCCACGCCAGCAACTGTGGGCGGTGTTTCCCGGCGGGCGCCTGGTGAGTGCCAAGGCCCGGGCCTTTGTCGAGTACGTGGAACAACTGCTGGAGCGCATCTGA
- the ccmI gene encoding c-type cytochrome biogenesis protein CcmI: protein MIDFWLAAGLLLLIALSFLLIPVLRERRAQREEDRTALNVALYEERLAELQGQQQEGVLSAEQLDSGRAEAARELLADTEGSGQVRTSRLGKPLPLLAAVLVPVLGLALYLHFGASDKVELTREFAQAPQSMDEMTRRLERAVAAQPDSAEGLYFLGRTYMAQDRPADAAKVFERTVTLAGRQPELLGQWAQAQYFADNKQWSDKVRALTDEALKADPNEVTSLGLLGIAAFEGERFQEAIDYWKRLQAQLPADDKSRAALQGGIDRASEKLVAAGGKVAAEPAAKAKGAKLTVRVDLAAELKAKVQPGDSVFIFARATQGPPAPLAAKRLTVADLPVTVELGDADAMVPQLKLSNFPEVQLVARVSRAGQPMAGEWVGRSQPLASSTRVAQQLTIDSPDQ, encoded by the coding sequence ATGATTGATTTCTGGCTTGCGGCAGGCCTGTTGCTCCTGATCGCCTTGAGTTTCCTGTTGATCCCGGTTTTGCGTGAGCGCCGCGCCCAGCGCGAAGAGGACCGGACCGCGCTGAACGTGGCGCTCTATGAAGAACGCCTGGCTGAATTGCAGGGCCAGCAGCAGGAGGGCGTGCTCAGCGCCGAGCAACTGGACAGCGGTCGTGCCGAGGCCGCCCGCGAGTTGCTGGCGGACACCGAGGGCAGCGGCCAGGTGCGTACTTCGCGCCTGGGCAAGCCGCTGCCGCTGCTGGCGGCGGTACTGGTGCCGGTTCTGGGCCTGGCCCTGTACCTGCATTTCGGTGCCAGCGACAAGGTCGAGCTGACCCGGGAATTCGCCCAGGCGCCGCAGTCCATGGATGAAATGACCCGGCGCCTGGAGCGTGCGGTGGCCGCTCAGCCGGACTCCGCCGAAGGCCTGTACTTCCTCGGGCGCACCTACATGGCCCAGGATCGGCCGGCGGATGCGGCGAAGGTCTTCGAACGCACCGTGACCTTGGCCGGGCGCCAGCCCGAGCTGCTGGGACAGTGGGCCCAGGCCCAGTACTTCGCCGACAACAAGCAGTGGTCGGACAAGGTCCGGGCCCTCACTGACGAAGCGCTCAAGGCCGATCCCAATGAAGTCACCAGCCTGGGCCTGCTGGGCATCGCCGCCTTCGAGGGCGAGCGGTTCCAGGAGGCCATCGACTACTGGAAGCGGCTGCAGGCGCAACTGCCTGCGGACGACAAGTCTCGCGCTGCCTTGCAAGGGGGTATCGACCGCGCCAGCGAGAAACTGGTCGCGGCCGGGGGCAAGGTCGCGGCTGAGCCTGCTGCCAAGGCCAAGGGGGCCAAGCTCACGGTTCGGGTCGACCTGGCTGCCGAGCTCAAGGCCAAGGTCCAGCCGGGTGATAGCGTGTTCATCTTCGCCCGTGCCACCCAGGGGCCGCCTGCACCGTTGGCAGCCAAGCGCTTGACCGTGGCCGATCTGCCGGTGACCGTCGAGTTGGGAGATGCCGACGCGATGGTGCCGCAGTTGAAACTGTCGAACTTCCCCGAAGTCCAACTGGTTGCGCGCGTATCCCGTGCAGGCCAGCCAATGGCCGGTGAGTGGGTCGGGCGTAGCCAGCCCCTGGCCAGCAGCACCCGCGTGGCCCAGCAGCTGACCATCGACAGTCCGGATCAATAA
- a CDS encoding cytochrome c-type biogenesis protein CcmH — protein MKRWLAAAILGLGIIGVAHAAIDTYQFANDTDRERFHELTKELRCPKCQNQDIADSNAPIAADLRKEIFRMLGEGKDNQQIIDFMVDRYGDFVRYNPALTGKTALLWFGPAGLLLGGLVIIAVIVRRRRAQRSDSPNTLSAEERQRLDQLLDKNHP, from the coding sequence ATGAAGCGCTGGTTAGCCGCCGCCATCCTTGGCCTGGGCATTATCGGCGTGGCCCATGCCGCCATCGACACCTACCAGTTCGCCAACGATACCGATCGAGAACGGTTCCACGAGCTGACCAAGGAGTTGCGCTGCCCCAAGTGCCAGAACCAGGACATCGCCGACTCCAACGCCCCGATCGCCGCGGACCTGCGCAAGGAGATTTTCCGCATGCTCGGCGAGGGCAAGGACAATCAGCAGATCATCGACTTCATGGTCGACCGCTACGGTGATTTCGTTCGCTACAACCCGGCGCTGACCGGCAAGACCGCCTTGCTCTGGTTCGGCCCTGCCGGCCTGCTGCTGGGCGGCCTGGTGATCATCGCCGTGATTGTCCGGCGCCGCCGCGCCCAGCGCAGCGACAGCCCGAACACGCTTTCCGCCGAAGAGCGGCAGCGCCTCGACCAACTGCTGGATAAAAACCACCCATGA
- a CDS encoding DsbE family thiol:disulfide interchange protein, with the protein MKRWMMMLPLALFLVVAVFLYRGLYLDPAELPSAMIGKPFPEFSLPSVQGDKTLTRADLLGKPALVNVWATWCISCRVEHPVLNKLAERGVVIYGINYKDVNADALKWLAEFHNPYLLDVRDEEGSLGLNLGVYGAPETFFIDAKGVIRDKFVGVIDEVVWREQLAAKYQALVDEAKP; encoded by the coding sequence ATGAAGCGCTGGATGATGATGTTGCCCCTGGCCCTGTTCCTGGTGGTGGCGGTGTTCCTCTATCGCGGGTTGTACCTGGACCCGGCCGAGCTGCCCTCGGCGATGATCGGCAAGCCGTTCCCGGAGTTTTCCCTGCCTTCGGTGCAGGGCGACAAGACCCTGACCCGTGCCGACCTGCTGGGCAAGCCGGCGCTGGTCAACGTCTGGGCCACCTGGTGCATTTCCTGCCGGGTCGAGCATCCGGTGCTGAACAAGCTGGCCGAGCGCGGCGTGGTGATCTACGGGATCAACTACAAGGACGTCAACGCCGATGCCCTGAAGTGGCTGGCCGAGTTCCATAACCCCTACCTGCTGGACGTGCGCGACGAGGAGGGCTCCCTGGGCCTGAACCTCGGGGTCTACGGTGCCCCGGAAACCTTCTTCATCGATGCCAAGGGCGTCATCCGCGACAAGTTCGTCGGGGTCATCGACGAGGTGGTGTGGCGCGAGCAACTGGCCGCCAAGTACCAGGCCCTGGTGGACGAGGCCAAGCCATGA
- a CDS encoding heme lyase CcmF/NrfE family subunit, giving the protein MSTALFVPELGQLAMILALCLALVQAVVPLLGAWRGDRLWMSLAQPAAWGQFAFLVFAFGCLTYAFMSDDFSVAYVAHNSNSALPWYYKFSAVWGAHEGSLLLWALILGGWTFAVSVFSRQLPQVMLARVLAIMGMISTGFLSFLIVTSNPFARILPQVPADGRDLNPLLQDIGLIVHPPMLYMGYVGFSVAFAFAIAALLGGRLDAAWARWSRPWTIVAWAFLGIGITLGSWWAYYELGWGGWWFWDPVENASFMPWLVGTALIHSLAVTEKRGVFKSWTVLLAIAAFSLSLLGTFLVRSGVLTSVHAFASDPERGVFILFFLLFVVGGSLTLFALRAPVVKSQVGFNLWSRETLLLGNNLVLVVAASMILLGTLYPLVLDALSGAKLSVGPPYFNALFIPLMALLMVVMAVGVLVRWKDTPVKWLLGMLGPVLLGSVALAVVAGIAYGDFNWAVLATFMLAAWVLLAGVRDIFDKTRHKGLIKGLPSLTRSYWGMHLAHVGIAVCALGVVLSSQNSAERDLRLEPGESMELAGYHFIFEGAKHFEGPNFTSDKGTVRVVRNGKEVAVLHPEKRLYTVQSSMMTEAGIDAGFTRDLYVALGESLGDGAWAVRVHVKPFVRWIWFGGLLTGFGGLLAAMDRRYRVKVKSRVLREALGMTGATA; this is encoded by the coding sequence ATGAGTACCGCTTTGTTCGTTCCCGAGCTCGGCCAACTGGCGATGATCCTGGCCCTGTGCCTGGCCCTGGTTCAGGCCGTGGTGCCGTTGCTGGGTGCCTGGCGTGGCGATCGGTTGTGGATGAGCCTGGCCCAGCCAGCGGCCTGGGGGCAGTTCGCCTTCCTGGTGTTCGCCTTCGGCTGCCTGACCTACGCGTTCATGAGCGATGATTTTTCGGTGGCCTACGTCGCCCACAACTCCAACAGCGCCTTGCCCTGGTACTACAAGTTCAGCGCCGTGTGGGGCGCCCACGAAGGCTCGCTGCTGCTCTGGGCACTGATCCTGGGCGGCTGGACGTTCGCCGTGTCGGTGTTCTCGCGCCAGCTTCCGCAAGTGATGCTGGCCCGGGTGCTGGCGATCATGGGCATGATCAGTACCGGGTTCCTGTCGTTCCTGATCGTGACCTCCAACCCGTTCGCCCGGATCCTGCCCCAGGTGCCGGCCGATGGCCGTGACCTCAACCCACTGCTGCAGGACATTGGCCTGATCGTCCACCCACCGATGCTCTACATGGGCTACGTGGGGTTCTCGGTGGCTTTCGCCTTCGCCATCGCCGCGCTGCTCGGTGGACGCCTCGACGCCGCCTGGGCCCGCTGGTCGCGGCCCTGGACCATCGTTGCCTGGGCCTTCCTGGGCATCGGTATCACCCTGGGTTCCTGGTGGGCCTACTACGAACTGGGCTGGGGTGGCTGGTGGTTCTGGGACCCGGTGGAAAATGCCTCCTTCATGCCCTGGCTGGTAGGCACGGCGCTGATCCACTCCCTGGCCGTCACGGAAAAACGCGGGGTGTTCAAGAGCTGGACCGTGCTGCTGGCCATCGCCGCGTTCTCCCTGAGCCTGCTGGGAACCTTCCTGGTCCGCTCCGGGGTCCTGACCTCGGTCCACGCCTTTGCCTCCGACCCCGAGCGCGGCGTGTTCATCCTGTTCTTCCTGCTGTTCGTGGTGGGCGGGTCCCTGACCCTGTTCGCCCTGCGCGCACCGGTGGTCAAGAGCCAGGTGGGCTTCAACCTGTGGTCCCGGGAAACCCTGCTGCTGGGCAACAACCTGGTGCTGGTGGTGGCGGCTTCGATGATTCTGCTGGGCACCTTGTATCCGCTGGTACTGGATGCCTTGAGCGGCGCCAAGCTGTCGGTGGGCCCGCCTTATTTCAACGCCCTGTTCATTCCGTTGATGGCCTTGCTGATGGTGGTGATGGCGGTTGGCGTGCTGGTGCGCTGGAAAGACACCCCGGTGAAATGGCTGCTGGGCATGCTCGGCCCCGTGCTGCTGGGCAGCGTGGCCCTGGCCGTGGTGGCCGGCATCGCCTACGGCGACTTCAACTGGGCCGTGCTGGCGACCTTCATGCTGGCAGCCTGGGTGTTGCTGGCCGGAGTGCGGGATATTTTCGACAAGACCCGCCACAAGGGCCTGATCAAGGGGCTGCCGAGCCTGACCCGCAGCTACTGGGGCATGCACCTGGCGCACGTGGGTATCGCGGTCTGTGCCCTGGGCGTGGTGTTGTCGAGCCAGAACAGCGCCGAGCGCGACCTGCGCCTGGAGCCGGGCGAGTCCATGGAACTGGCCGGCTATCACTTCATCTTCGAAGGCGCCAAGCACTTCGAAGGACCTAACTTCACGTCCGACAAGGGTACTGTCCGCGTCGTGCGCAACGGCAAGGAAGTGGCGGTGCTGCACCCGGAAAAACGCCTGTACACCGTGCAGAGCTCGATGATGACCGAAGCCGGGATCGATGCCGGTTTCACCCGTGACCTGTATGTGGCCCTGGGCGAATCCCTGGGTGACGGCGCCTGGGCGGTGCGGGTCCACGTCAAGCCGTTCGTGCGCTGGATCTGGTTCGGCGGCCTGCTCACCGGTTTCGGTGGCTTGCTGGCGGCCATGGACCGGCGCTATCGGGTCAAGGTGAAGAGCCGTGTTTTGCGCGAGGCGCTGGGCATGACAGGAGCCACTGCATGA
- the ccmE gene encoding cytochrome c maturation protein CcmE — MNPLRKKRLLIILAILVGVGIAVGLALSALKENINLFYTPTQIANGEAPHDTRIRAGGMVQAGSLQRSADSLDVRFVVTDFNKSVTITYRGILPDLFREGQGIVALGKINAEGVVVADEVLAKHDEKYMPPEVTKALKDSGQPAPTPAREG; from the coding sequence GTGAATCCGCTGCGCAAAAAGCGTCTTTTGATCATCCTGGCGATCCTGGTGGGTGTCGGCATCGCTGTCGGCCTGGCCCTCAGCGCGCTCAAGGAAAACATCAACCTGTTCTACACCCCGACCCAGATCGCCAACGGCGAAGCCCCCCATGACACGCGCATTCGTGCCGGCGGCATGGTGCAGGCCGGCTCGCTGCAGCGTTCCGCCGATTCCCTGGACGTCCGGTTCGTGGTCACCGACTTCAACAAGTCGGTGACCATCACCTATCGCGGCATCCTCCCGGACCTGTTCCGTGAAGGGCAGGGCATCGTCGCCCTGGGCAAGATCAACGCCGAGGGCGTGGTGGTGGCCGATGAAGTGCTGGCCAAGCACGACGAGAAGTACATGCCGCCGGAAGTCACCAAGGCCCTGAAAGACAGCGGCCAGCCGGCCCCGACGCCGGCCAGGGAGGGTTAA
- the ccmD gene encoding heme exporter protein CcmD, with translation MSFASFSDFLDMGHHGLYVWSAYGICLVVLARELVAPILDRKRYLQQEARRLRRENGK, from the coding sequence ATGAGCTTTGCATCCTTCAGCGACTTCCTCGACATGGGCCATCACGGCCTCTACGTCTGGTCGGCCTATGGCATCTGCCTGGTGGTCCTGGCGCGCGAGCTGGTGGCGCCGATCCTGGACCGCAAGCGATATCTGCAACAAGAGGCGCGTCGTCTGCGCCGGGAGAACGGTAAGTGA
- a CDS encoding heme ABC transporter permease, protein MNWTWFHKLGSPKWFYGISGKLLPWLSVAAVLLIGIGVVWGLAFAPPDYQQGNSFRIIYIHVPMAMLAQSCYVMLAVCGVVGLVWKMKLADVALQCAAPIGHSITFLALVTGAIWGKPTWGSWWVWDARLTSMLILLFLYAGLMALNAAISNRDSAAKACAVLAIVGVVNIPIIKYSVEWWNTLHQGATFTLTERPAMPVEMWLPLLLTVLGFYCFFGVLLLLRMRLEVLKREARTSWVKAEVQRSLETAQ, encoded by the coding sequence ATGAACTGGACCTGGTTTCACAAGCTCGGCTCGCCCAAATGGTTTTACGGCATCAGCGGCAAGCTGTTGCCCTGGCTGAGCGTTGCCGCCGTGTTGCTGATCGGTATCGGCGTGGTCTGGGGCCTGGCCTTCGCGCCACCGGACTACCAGCAGGGCAACAGCTTTCGCATCATCTATATCCATGTGCCGATGGCGATGCTGGCCCAGTCCTGCTACGTGATGCTGGCCGTGTGCGGGGTGGTCGGGCTGGTATGGAAAATGAAACTGGCCGACGTCGCCCTGCAGTGCGCGGCGCCCATCGGGCATTCGATCACCTTCCTGGCACTCGTGACCGGGGCCATCTGGGGCAAGCCGACCTGGGGCTCGTGGTGGGTCTGGGATGCCCGGCTGACCTCGATGCTGATCCTGCTCTTCCTGTATGCCGGCCTCATGGCCCTGAACGCCGCCATCAGCAACCGTGACAGCGCCGCCAAGGCTTGTGCGGTACTGGCCATTGTCGGTGTGGTGAACATCCCGATCATCAAGTACTCGGTGGAGTGGTGGAACACCCTGCACCAGGGCGCGACCTTCACCCTGACCGAAAGGCCCGCGATGCCGGTGGAAATGTGGCTGCCATTGCTGTTGACGGTACTGGGTTTCTACTGCTTCTTCGGGGTGCTGCTGTTGCTGCGCATGCGCCTGGAGGTTCTCAAGCGCGAAGCCCGGACCAGCTGGGTCAAGGCCGAAGTACAACGCAGCCTGGAGACCGCACAATGA
- the ccmB gene encoding heme exporter protein CcmB translates to MSVFFLLVAREARLLCRRPAELANPLVFFAIVVALFPLAVGPETQLLQTLSPGLVWVAALLSVLLSLDGLFRSDFEDGSLEQWVLSSHPLALLVLAKVLAHWVFSGLALVLLAPLLAVMLGLPAACLPVLLLSLLLGTPVLSLLGAVGAALTVGLKRGGLLLALLILPLYIPVLILGSGALQAALQGLPTTGFLLWLASLAALAITLTPFAIAAGLKISVGE, encoded by the coding sequence ATGAGTGTCTTTTTCTTGCTGGTAGCCCGCGAAGCACGCCTGTTGTGCCGTCGCCCGGCAGAACTGGCCAACCCCCTGGTCTTTTTTGCCATCGTCGTTGCCCTGTTTCCGCTGGCGGTGGGGCCTGAGACACAATTGTTGCAAACCTTGTCTCCCGGACTGGTCTGGGTGGCGGCGCTATTGTCCGTCCTGCTCTCGCTGGACGGGCTGTTTCGCAGTGATTTCGAGGACGGATCCCTGGAGCAGTGGGTCCTTTCGTCGCACCCCCTGGCCCTTCTGGTCCTGGCCAAGGTGCTGGCACACTGGGTGTTTTCCGGGTTGGCACTGGTACTGCTCGCGCCCTTGCTGGCGGTGATGCTGGGCTTGCCGGCCGCGTGCCTACCCGTGCTGCTGCTCTCGCTGCTCCTGGGGACGCCGGTACTCAGCCTGCTGGGGGCGGTGGGCGCGGCATTGACGGTCGGACTCAAGCGCGGTGGCCTGTTGCTGGCGCTGCTGATCCTGCCGCTGTATATCCCCGTGCTGATTCTGGGCAGTGGTGCCTTGCAAGCGGCATTGCAGGGGCTGCCGACGACCGGTTTCCTGTTGTGGCTCGCGAGCCTGGCGGCCCTGGCAATAACCCTGACACCCTTTGCAATAGCTGCTGGCCTGAAGATCAGCGTCGGCGAATAA
- the ccmA gene encoding cytochrome c biogenesis heme-transporting ATPase CcmA yields the protein MTSPLLEAVALACERDWRMLFEHLELRLTAGDMVQISGPNGSGKTSLLRLLAGLMQPTSGQVLLNGQPLHAQRAELARSLLWIGHAAGIKDMLTAEENLSWLCALHQPARREAIWQALAAVGLKGFEDVPCHTLSAGQQRRVALARLYLDGPPLWILDEPFTALDKQGVAQLEEHLAAHCERGGMIVLTTHHSLARMPSGYRDIDLGRWAA from the coding sequence TTGACCAGCCCTCTTCTCGAAGCCGTTGCACTCGCTTGTGAGCGCGATTGGCGGATGTTGTTTGAACACCTCGAGTTGCGTCTGACGGCTGGAGACATGGTGCAGATCAGCGGTCCCAATGGCAGCGGCAAGACCAGCCTGCTGCGTTTGCTCGCCGGCCTGATGCAGCCCACCAGTGGCCAGGTGCTGCTCAATGGCCAGCCATTGCATGCCCAGCGCGCCGAGTTGGCCCGCAGCCTGTTGTGGATCGGCCATGCCGCCGGAATCAAGGACATGCTCACCGCCGAGGAAAACCTCAGCTGGCTCTGTGCCCTGCACCAACCGGCCCGGCGCGAAGCGATCTGGCAGGCCCTGGCCGCCGTGGGCCTGAAAGGTTTCGAAGACGTTCCCTGTCATACCCTGTCTGCCGGGCAGCAGCGCCGCGTGGCCTTGGCACGCCTGTACCTGGATGGCCCGCCGCTGTGGATTCTCGACGAGCCCTTCACGGCCCTGGACAAACAGGGCGTGGCCCAGCTCGAAGAACACCTGGCCGCCCATTGCGAGCGGGGCGGAATGATCGTGCTGACCACTCACCACAGCCTGGCGCGCATGCCGTCGGGCTACCGCGATATCGATCTGGGACGGTGGGCGGCATGA